Proteins from a single region of Candidatus Parcubacteria bacterium:
- a CDS encoding hypothetical protein (Derived by automated computational analysis using gene prediction method: GeneMarkS-2+.), whose translation MKKNNFKKLPKKYYWLFGATLLLAVFFLAEPAAASFGGWAADIVGGLIGVLIGGISAILILLVNVFMDIAAYSDFINSPAVVNGWIIVRDLCNMLFVLILLVIAFATILGQEKYSAKNTLPKLVLAAVLINFSKLICGLTIDVANVVMLTFVNSFAAIGAGNILNILGIERITKLRDGSEVSNITLVTSYIFGLLYVIIATVVVASMVAMLAIRVVMIWILTVLSPLAFFLQAVPGKGASYASKWWDEWTKNLLVGPILAFFLWLSFAALQTGANPIQSSDAGDKELASSLSDLDAGIATEGGQVSNLVQFVIAIGMLIGGMTIAQSVGGAAGGAIGSGMKALNKGKAKVFGAGAAIGAGAVALGKSGAKSAGRLALAGISKTGAKDSFGKPTGKLQKFAAAWNEDLKTDRKNKKIASRQKVLQKWGIGEESSRAAVSILENNSAKVKKAKKDKRDYEANLGPNGKAADEAMIRDFEFRKKNDESLTMNPEEMAALGRFKKYRKDTKKAEKSAFKRTSGALKKSFEEKDKAKEERNQRRVDRLAKSKNPFKGYNYYGNYGLDDDNKAILDAMNSAAPGEAGAELRDRLAVGLDAKDISDEDAKKINLSLEAYKKSGAKLTGLKELDDKLKKKFTDAVDAKINFKDYDPEIMRHRPGQGGLKYDAFGKNSLKAAGQRSADKDIMTLSFDQLDKHNQERSLGAATLGKAAGSVLTGDNLKKSLPALNSLIDSEATKIRQQAGANPSSEQAAKISQLEAIKSRLGDGSLDKLEIKNSDIEYLGETDSVKRVRSYNTTQHEKIHGAGFKDEGLTYKAADLLQANKLIGNIPNTNKRYDEELGKMMANMSAAKIDSQRIEEAMIKKIEDWRLPNVDRVLESESGARSNLVKETGGALDVDVLAEKIVEGFDDVESALSEKQVEEIREVAKESREVNMTLEKMVREQEKRSRANLRGYLS comes from the coding sequence ATGAAAAAAAATAATTTTAAAAAGTTACCGAAGAAATATTATTGGTTGTTTGGCGCCACTCTTTTGTTAGCGGTTTTTTTCTTGGCGGAACCAGCCGCGGCTAGCTTTGGGGGTTGGGCCGCTGATATTGTTGGTGGCTTGATTGGAGTTTTGATTGGTGGCATTTCCGCAATTTTAATTTTGCTGGTGAATGTCTTTATGGACATTGCGGCTTACAGCGACTTTATTAATTCGCCAGCGGTGGTTAATGGGTGGATAATTGTTCGCGACCTTTGCAACATGCTTTTTGTTCTAATCTTGTTAGTAATCGCTTTTGCTACTATTTTGGGTCAGGAAAAATACAGCGCTAAAAATACGCTCCCAAAATTAGTTTTAGCGGCGGTATTAATTAATTTTTCCAAATTAATTTGTGGTTTAACCATTGATGTCGCCAATGTTGTCATGCTCACCTTTGTTAATTCTTTTGCCGCTATTGGCGCTGGTAATATCTTAAATATTCTAGGAATTGAAAGAATAACCAAGCTCAGAGATGGTAGCGAGGTCAGTAATATTACTTTGGTCACCTCTTACATTTTTGGCCTGCTCTATGTGATTATTGCGACCGTGGTCGTAGCTTCAATGGTGGCGATGTTAGCTATTCGGGTGGTAATGATCTGGATCCTAACCGTTTTATCGCCGTTGGCTTTTTTCTTGCAGGCGGTTCCCGGAAAAGGAGCCAGTTATGCCAGTAAATGGTGGGACGAATGGACGAAGAATCTACTGGTTGGTCCGATTCTCGCTTTTTTCTTATGGTTATCTTTTGCGGCTTTACAAACCGGCGCAAATCCTATTCAGTCCAGCGATGCTGGTGACAAGGAGTTGGCGTCCAGTCTTTCGGATTTAGACGCGGGGATTGCGACTGAGGGCGGACAAGTCTCCAACCTCGTCCAGTTTGTGATTGCGATTGGGATGTTAATTGGGGGTATGACTATTGCGCAATCAGTGGGCGGTGCGGCTGGTGGCGCGATTGGTTCAGGGATGAAAGCTTTAAATAAAGGAAAGGCCAAAGTCTTTGGTGCGGGGGCAGCGATTGGTGCGGGTGCGGTCGCCTTAGGGAAATCCGGGGCAAAGTCTGCTGGCCGCCTTGCTTTAGCGGGGATTAGTAAAACGGGCGCCAAAGATTCTTTTGGTAAGCCAACTGGCAAATTACAAAAATTTGCGGCTGCTTGGAATGAGGATTTAAAAACTGACCGAAAAAACAAAAAAATAGCTTCTCGGCAAAAGGTTTTGCAAAAATGGGGTATTGGTGAAGAGAGTTCTAGGGCCGCCGTCTCAATTTTAGAAAATAACTCGGCCAAGGTTAAAAAAGCAAAGAAAGACAAAAGGGATTACGAAGCCAATCTAGGCCCTAATGGCAAAGCTGCTGATGAAGCAATGATTAGAGATTTCGAGTTTAGAAAAAAGAATGATGAAAGCCTAACGATGAATCCCGAGGAGATGGCGGCTTTGGGTAGATTTAAAAAATATCGTAAGGATACAAAGAAAGCAGAAAAATCTGCATTTAAAAGAACCTCGGGGGCTTTAAAAAAATCTTTTGAAGAAAAAGATAAGGCTAAAGAAGAACGAAATCAGCGGCGCGTTGATCGGCTGGCGAAGTCAAAAAATCCATTTAAGGGTTATAATTATTATGGAAATTATGGTTTAGATGATGACAATAAAGCTATTTTAGATGCCATGAACAGCGCCGCTCCTGGTGAAGCCGGTGCGGAGCTAAGAGATCGGCTTGCCGTTGGCTTAGATGCCAAGGATATATCCGACGAAGACGCTAAAAAAATTAATTTAAGCCTTGAGGCTTATAAAAAATCTGGTGCAAAATTAACAGGTTTAAAAGAGCTTGATGATAAACTTAAAAAGAAATTCACCGATGCCGTTGACGCTAAAATTAATTTTAAAGATTATGACCCTGAGATAATGCGCCATCGCCCTGGTCAAGGCGGATTAAAATATGACGCTTTTGGTAAAAATTCTCTCAAGGCCGCCGGTCAGCGCAGTGCCGATAAAGATATCATGACCTTATCTTTCGACCAACTAGATAAACATAATCAAGAAAGATCATTAGGTGCGGCTACCTTGGGTAAAGCGGCGGGGTCAGTTTTAACTGGAGATAATTTAAAGAAATCTCTGCCCGCTTTAAATAGTTTAATTGATAGCGAAGCTACCAAGATTAGACAACAAGCAGGTGCCAATCCTAGCTCCGAACAGGCTGCTAAAATCAGCCAGCTAGAAGCCATTAAGAGTCGCCTTGGTGACGGTAGCTTGGATAAGTTAGAAATAAAGAACTCGGATATTGAATATTTAGGCGAAACCGATTCAGTTAAGAGAGTTCGTAGCTATAACACGACGCAGCATGAAAAAATTCATGGCGCCGGATTTAAGGATGAGGGTTTAACCTATAAAGCAGCTGATCTCCTACAGGCTAACAAGCTGATTGGTAATATCCCTAATACTAATAAGCGCTACGATGAAGAACTAGGAAAAATGATGGCGAATATGTCGGCGGCAAAAATAGATAGTCAGCGAATAGAGGAGGCGATGATTAAGAAAATTGAAGACTGGCGCCTACCTAACGTTGATCGTGTCCTAGAAAGTGAATCGGGCGCGCGCTCTAACTTGGTGAAAGAAACCGGCGGCGCTTTGGATGTTGATGTTCTGGCGGAAAAGATTGTCGAGGGTTTTGATGATGTTGAAAGCGCCCTTTCCGAAAAACAGGTGGAAGAAATTAGGGAAGTTGCCAAGGAGTCCAGAGAAGTCAATATGACTTTAGAAAAAATGGTCAGAGAACAGGAAAAAAGGAGTCGAGCCAATCTTAGAGGTTATCTAAGCTAA
- a CDS encoding hypothetical protein (Derived by automated computational analysis using gene prediction method: GeneMarkS-2+.), whose protein sequence is MKNPKRTGLIIIIISLILLAVLIFLIIWQKNAQPETPAVVPPVATSTLPLAEADPIETPTTTPGDRPRNYQSYDVSQEDPYQVVAYDAEKKAKLFAERFGSFSNQSNYSNIADVTILMTPSMRVWAENYLAELRRQPYSGDYYGIITTAIVSETLAYDEAAGIINLVITTERQETKGLEAGPLYEQKIEIDLVKEGNDWLVDRAQWRE, encoded by the coding sequence ATGAAAAATCCTAAGAGAACCGGCTTAATCATCATTATCATTTCCTTGATATTGCTAGCCGTTTTAATCTTTTTAATTATCTGGCAAAAAAATGCCCAGCCCGAGACTCCGGCAGTTGTTCCGCCAGTAGCCACTTCCACTTTACCGCTCGCCGAGGCTGACCCCATTGAGACACCAACCACAACTCCGGGCGATCGACCGCGCAACTATCAGTCTTATGATGTTTCTCAAGAAGACCCTTATCAAGTGGTCGCTTATGATGCTGAGAAAAAAGCCAAATTATTTGCCGAACGTTTTGGTAGTTTTTCTAATCAATCTAATTATAGCAATATCGCCGATGTTACTATTTTAATGACCCCCAGTATGAGAGTCTGGGCGGAAAATTATTTAGCGGAGTTGCGCCGCCAGCCTTATAGCGGTGATTATTACGGCATTATCACGACCGCTATTGTTTCTGAAACCCTGGCTTATGACGAAGCCGCCGGAATAATCAATTTAGTGATTACCACCGAACGGCAGGAAACTAAAGGCTTGGAAGCAGGTCCGCTCTATGAACAAAAAATTGAAATTGATTTAGTCAAGGAAGGCAATGATTGGTTAGTTGACCGCGCTCAATGGAGGGAGTAA
- a CDS encoding ATP-binding protein (Derived by automated computational analysis using gene prediction method: Protein Homology.) yields MIDFSKQDDRKKIGLDTDIRDLNFRPRPNTNEKPFIPDLSATEAKDIIEEEKAFRRGVLSVRDLVSPAALKAEARHLVLGGKFVRTIFVIGYPRYISVGWFAPIINYNLTFDVSMFFYPVKSAVILKQLQNKVGSISAQIIADAEKGAARDPLRETALHDIEFLRDSLTQGTEKFFQFSLYITIYADNLEELDQASEQIEDILGSRLVYSRRVYFQSEQGFNSTLPLGNDELYITFNMNSSPIASSFPFISSELTSDKGILYGINRHNNSLILFDRFSLPNANSVVFATSGAGKSYAIKLEVLRSLMLGADVIVIDPEHEYKHLSDAVGGTYINISLSSENKINPFDLPRSVGGDSKPKDILRSAVITLKGLLRLMLGKFSHEEDSIIDRALLETYAKKDITPDADLSNINPPVVSDLEQVLEGMEGGSNLALRLKKYTEGTFSGLLNSPTNVEMNNQLVCFSVRDLEDELRPIGIYTIINYIWNVVRSETKRRILVIDEAWWMMQYEDSAKFIFALVKRCRKYYLGITTITQDVNDFLTSPYGQAIVNNSSMQLLLRQSPAAIDLVQKTFLLTEGEKYLLLEGGLGEGIFFAGNKHVAIKVVASYSEDQLITSDPRQLLEIAEAKRRFEASQASGTVADLDI; encoded by the coding sequence ATGATAGATTTTAGCAAACAAGATGATCGAAAAAAAATCGGCTTAGATACTGATATTCGCGATTTAAATTTTCGACCCCGACCTAATACTAATGAAAAACCGTTTATTCCAGATCTCTCGGCGACTGAAGCTAAAGACATCATTGAGGAGGAAAAAGCTTTTCGACGCGGCGTGTTATCGGTTCGGGATTTAGTTTCGCCGGCGGCCTTAAAGGCGGAAGCTAGGCATTTGGTTTTGGGTGGTAAATTTGTCCGAACAATTTTTGTTATCGGTTATCCGCGTTATATCAGCGTCGGGTGGTTTGCGCCGATTATCAACTATAATCTGACCTTCGACGTTTCAATGTTCTTTTATCCGGTCAAGAGTGCGGTTATTTTAAAACAATTACAAAATAAAGTCGGTAGTATTAGTGCCCAAATTATTGCCGATGCCGAAAAGGGCGCGGCCCGTGATCCGCTGCGAGAAACCGCCCTTCATGATATTGAATTTTTACGTGACTCTTTAACTCAGGGGACAGAAAAGTTTTTTCAATTTTCCTTATACATCACCATCTACGCTGACAACCTAGAAGAATTGGATCAGGCCAGTGAACAGATTGAAGATATTTTAGGATCACGTTTAGTTTATTCGCGGCGAGTTTATTTTCAGTCAGAGCAGGGTTTTAATTCCACTTTGCCGTTAGGTAACGACGAGCTCTATATTACCTTTAACATGAATTCATCGCCGATTGCTTCCTCCTTTCCTTTTATTTCCAGTGAGTTAACTAGCGATAAAGGCATTCTCTACGGCATTAACCGCCATAATAACAGCTTGATTTTATTTGATCGCTTTTCTTTACCCAATGCGAACTCCGTTGTTTTTGCTACTTCGGGCGCCGGTAAAAGTTATGCGATTAAATTAGAAGTGTTGCGATCCTTGATGCTGGGCGCCGACGTTATTGTGATTGACCCGGAGCATGAATACAAGCATCTCTCCGATGCGGTCGGCGGTACTTATATTAACATTTCTTTATCCTCAGAAAATAAGATTAACCCTTTTGATTTACCGCGTTCCGTTGGTGGCGATAGCAAGCCCAAAGATATTTTGCGCTCCGCGGTGATTACGCTTAAGGGTTTACTGCGATTAATGTTGGGTAAGTTTAGTCACGAAGAAGATTCAATTATTGATCGAGCACTTCTAGAGACTTATGCTAAAAAAGATATTACTCCCGATGCTGATTTGTCTAATATCAATCCTCCAGTCGTTAGTGATTTAGAACAGGTTTTAGAGGGTATGGAAGGGGGCAGTAATTTAGCCTTGCGCCTTAAAAAATATACCGAAGGGACTTTTTCTGGTTTGCTAAATAGCCCGACCAATGTGGAGATGAATAATCAGTTGGTTTGTTTTTCTGTTCGTGATTTAGAAGACGAGTTGCGGCCGATTGGAATCTATACCATTATTAACTACATTTGGAATGTGGTCCGGAGTGAAACCAAGCGCCGAATATTGGTTATTGATGAAGCGTGGTGGATGATGCAATACGAAGACTCCGCTAAGTTTATTTTTGCGCTAGTTAAGCGCTGTCGTAAATATTATTTGGGGATTACGACAATCACTCAGGATGTCAACGACTTTTTAACCTCGCCTTATGGTCAAGCGATTGTCAACAACTCCTCCATGCAATTACTGCTCCGGCAATCACCGGCGGCCATTGATTTGGTGCAAAAAACTTTTTTGCTGACCGAAGGAGAAAAGTATTTATTATTAGAAGGTGGTTTAGGGGAGGGGATTTTCTTCGCCGGCAATAAGCATGTAGCGATTAAGGTCGTTGCTTCTTATTCTGAGGATCAATTAATTACTTCCGATCCGCGCCAATTGTTGGAAATCGCGGAAGCTAAGCGCCGCTTTGAGGCTTCGCAAGCTTCGGGCACGGTCGCTGATTTAGATATTTAA
- a CDS encoding hypothetical protein (Derived by automated computational analysis using gene prediction method: GeneMarkS-2+.) gives MFDYLQKFDGLPEKIQASVSSPAAMAVISDLEKKYQVDLAALVIKVVVKDIALADLPAYLVSESDLSPENARRLTADLKERLFFPIANYLGYNPSYSAIIPEAKPVSDTFYLIKKVIREAGLNFSVGELNQRLESILNTYFKGVRSRIDTRLALNKGITNGGLGLDHKIIDRLFLLIDQAREKPILTPTTKTAPVTDIKNDEASLEKVRAVYQKAGAARDIPYDLKAAIVQRQEAEAAPQKLLKDGAATSLAAPRLTPLAAPVEKEKAPEVSKPETPKVAPVTPPTPPTPPTPPTPPAPIAPISTPTPAQMPKSASTPTPKAAPVSVAPLLPPKEGPRTIERPPKKKSNFFKEIFSKSEKARVPLPVMPTPKPAPVSPSSVAGLRQQAQQNINNPHLRPVPVPSMPLKTESQKPTAPIKAVPAPIKNSPTPQPAPSPVASDPTRPKTLGPVEELHYLELINFRRLGVSPKEAAAKIEKKIRILESEGYDKMVEGILAWRSGEINSIYLKMAKEALKYQLTLKQIADKYQAQKNPEYLTWEEIEELIALNHRLTF, from the coding sequence ATGTTTGACTATTTGCAAAAATTTGATGGCCTGCCCGAGAAAATTCAGGCTAGTGTTTCCTCCCCGGCAGCAATGGCGGTCATTTCTGATTTAGAAAAAAAGTACCAAGTTGATTTAGCAGCTTTAGTTATTAAGGTGGTGGTCAAAGATATTGCCCTGGCCGATTTGCCGGCTTACTTAGTTTCCGAATCTGATTTAAGTCCGGAAAACGCTCGCCGGTTGACGGCAGATTTGAAAGAGCGCCTCTTTTTTCCGATTGCCAATTACTTAGGCTACAACCCTTCTTACTCAGCAATTATCCCGGAAGCGAAACCCGTTTCTGATACTTTTTATTTAATTAAAAAGGTGATTCGCGAAGCTGGGCTGAACTTCTCCGTCGGTGAGTTAAATCAACGCTTAGAAAGCATTTTAAATACTTATTTTAAAGGCGTTCGCAGTCGCATTGATACTCGCCTAGCTTTAAATAAAGGGATAACTAATGGTGGTTTGGGCTTGGACCACAAAATAATTGATCGCTTATTTTTGTTAATTGATCAGGCCCGTGAAAAACCGATTCTTACTCCCACTACTAAGACTGCACCAGTAACAGATATAAAAAATGACGAGGCGTCTTTAGAAAAAGTGCGCGCCGTTTACCAAAAAGCTGGTGCCGCTAGAGATATTCCTTATGACCTTAAGGCGGCCATCGTCCAGCGCCAGGAAGCCGAGGCGGCCCCGCAAAAATTATTAAAAGATGGTGCGGCAACATCTCTAGCCGCGCCGCGATTGACACCTTTGGCAGCGCCGGTAGAAAAAGAAAAAGCTCCCGAAGTTTCAAAACCTGAGACCCCTAAAGTTGCTCCCGTTACGCCCCCGACTCCACCAACCCCACCAACCCCACCAACCCCACCAGCACCAATTGCGCCGATATCGACACCGACACCGGCGCAAATGCCCAAGTCCGCTTCGACGCCAACTCCTAAGGCGGCGCCAGTTTCCGTTGCACCGTTACTACCACCCAAGGAAGGCCCACGAACTATTGAGCGACCACCCAAAAAGAAGTCCAATTTTTTTAAAGAAATATTTTCAAAATCAGAGAAAGCGAGGGTGCCATTACCAGTTATGCCAACTCCGAAACCAGCCCCAGTTAGTCCGTCTTCCGTGGCGGGCTTAAGGCAGCAGGCTCAACAAAATATCAATAATCCTCATTTACGGCCCGTTCCAGTGCCAAGCATGCCGTTAAAGACGGAGAGTCAAAAACCAACGGCCCCCATTAAAGCCGTACCGGCACCAATTAAAAACTCGCCGACCCCTCAGCCCGCCCCGAGTCCCGTTGCAAGCGACCCTACTAGGCCAAAAACTTTAGGACCAGTCGAGGAACTTCATTATTTAGAATTAATCAACTTTCGCCGTTTAGGCGTTTCGCCCAAAGAGGCGGCCGCCAAGATAGAAAAAAAGATTCGCATCTTGGAGAGCGAGGGGTATGACAAGATGGTTGAAGGAATTCTTGCTTGGCGTTCCGGCGAGATAAATAGTATTTATCTTAAAATGGCTAAAGAGGCTTTAAAATATCAGCTAACTTTAAAACAGATCGCTGATAAATATCAGGCGCAAAAAAATCCTGAATATTTAACCTGGGAAGAGATTGAAGAATTGATTGCCCTTAACCACCGCTTAACTTTCTAG
- a CDS encoding hypothetical protein (Derived by automated computational analysis using gene prediction method: GeneMarkS-2+.), translating to MDQNYFNYCLEKFKDLPDPVRGFLNSPDTAVIIREIEIDHEVSLSFLIVLVAIDELSFEDIPSYLEKKHQIDKSRGELIAAEIIDRVFGPLLNQEDLSDEAVINDILGEQALTLPLIDRPLEERRQYILDIFEEELVPTLQASNSELKELNLTIFKTFNDDLNLEDQVESLLYKNQEKLTTKSIILDGHPAAPTVANWLKDFIKIYGSSLFSEISLAEYLVKASNLKKLASAEKELVRKLLKLYRNLVFFPESMDGILLENWELFPLDVAANDSLTETNKLLRTATSALVEKESRPASVSAETATTVAPVNEKGQLIQNLQKSLVKYSVSSLEYKALQQEINRLKRED from the coding sequence ATGGATCAAAATTATTTTAACTATTGCCTAGAGAAATTTAAGGACTTGCCGGATCCGGTTAGGGGGTTTTTAAATAGTCCGGATACGGCGGTCATAATTAGGGAAATAGAAATTGATCATGAGGTTTCGCTTAGTTTTTTGATTGTATTGGTCGCCATTGACGAATTGAGTTTTGAAGATATCCCTAGTTATCTCGAGAAAAAACATCAAATCGATAAGAGTCGCGGGGAACTTATTGCTGCCGAAATTATTGATCGGGTTTTTGGTCCGCTCTTAAATCAGGAAGATTTGAGTGACGAGGCGGTTATTAACGATATTTTAGGGGAGCAGGCGTTAACTTTACCGTTAATTGATCGCCCTTTAGAAGAGCGGAGACAGTATATTTTAGATATTTTTGAAGAAGAATTAGTCCCAACTTTACAGGCCAGCAATTCAGAGTTAAAAGAATTAAATCTAACTATCTTTAAAACCTTTAATGATGATTTAAATCTTGAAGACCAAGTCGAATCCCTGCTTTATAAAAATCAAGAAAAATTAACAACTAAGAGCATAATTTTAGATGGGCATCCGGCCGCCCCGACCGTCGCCAATTGGTTAAAAGATTTTATTAAAATATATGGCAGCTCTTTGTTTAGTGAAATTTCTTTGGCGGAGTATTTAGTTAAAGCTTCGAATCTGAAAAAATTAGCGAGTGCCGAAAAAGAGTTGGTGCGTAAACTTTTAAAGCTTTATCGTAATTTAGTTTTCTTTCCGGAAAGCATGGACGGAATTTTATTGGAAAATTGGGAATTGTTTCCACTAGATGTGGCAGCAAATGATTCTTTGACCGAAACAAATAAACTCTTAAGGACGGCTACTTCTGCTCTGGTAGAAAAAGAATCCCGTCCGGCTTCTGTCTCTGCCGAAACTGCTACTACCGTCGCTCCCGTTAATGAAAAAGGACAGCTGATTCAAAATTTACAAAAAAGCTTGGTTAAATATTCTGTTTCCAGTTTAGAGTATAAGGCTTTGCAACAAGAAATAAATCGCTTAAAGCGAGAAGATTAA
- a CDS encoding hypothetical protein (Derived by automated computational analysis using gene prediction method: GeneMarkS-2+.) produces MAKKNSNAPVSTQQYLDIAEIKDGTIVMKDGTIRAIFLASSINFALKSEDEQNAVIGSYVRFLNNLSFTLQIVIQSRELNIENYLIYLKEKEKEQTNKLLKLQTAEYIDYIQELTSLGQIMNKRFYVVVPYDPLTDKHKGFFDSLKEALRPASSIVLKDKAFRRYQKSLDLRLESVETGLVSLGVSVERLNTQQLIELFYNTYNPETAKNQKLVDIKKLRVDL; encoded by the coding sequence ATGGCTAAGAAAAATTCTAATGCTCCAGTTTCCACTCAGCAGTATTTAGACATTGCCGAGATTAAAGATGGCACGATTGTCATGAAAGATGGCACTATTCGGGCAATTTTTTTAGCTTCTAGTATTAACTTTGCCTTAAAAAGTGAAGATGAACAAAATGCGGTTATTGGCTCCTATGTTAGATTTTTAAATAATTTAAGTTTTACTTTACAAATCGTTATTCAGTCGCGAGAATTAAATATTGAAAATTATTTAATTTATTTAAAAGAAAAAGAAAAAGAGCAGACCAATAAATTATTAAAATTACAGACAGCGGAATATATCGATTATATTCAAGAATTAACTTCTTTGGGGCAGATTATGAATAAGCGTTTTTATGTCGTTGTCCCTTATGACCCACTCACCGATAAGCATAAAGGCTTTTTTGATTCCTTAAAAGAAGCCTTGCGTCCGGCCTCCTCTATTGTTTTAAAAGATAAAGCTTTCCGTCGTTACCAAAAAAGTTTAGATTTACGCTTGGAAAGCGTAGAGACGGGTCTAGTTTCTTTGGGTGTGAGCGTGGAACGTTTAAATACCCAACAATTGATTGAATTATTTTATAACACTTATAATCCGGAAACGGCTAAGAACCAAAAGTTAGTGGATATTAAAAAATTACGCGTGGATTTATGA
- a CDS encoding PrgI family protein (Derived by automated computational analysis using gene prediction method: Protein Homology.) — protein sequence MQQFTVPQFIDVEDKIIGPITTRQFVILLAGGILIAIFYKLLDFAAFIFAALLILGLSAVLAFVKINGRPFHFFLLNLLQTFRRPKLRVWNNRYGHPADTDRIPTLKFDNAKNAKEYFERSRLAELALIVDTQGEYRGAPTEDDLPLIVNN from the coding sequence ATGCAACAGTTTACCGTTCCACAATTCATTGATGTTGAAGACAAAATTATCGGGCCGATTACTACCCGTCAGTTTGTTATTTTGTTGGCCGGCGGCATTCTAATTGCTATTTTCTACAAGCTTCTTGATTTCGCTGCTTTCATTTTTGCCGCCCTATTAATTTTGGGACTTTCCGCTGTGTTGGCCTTTGTAAAGATCAATGGTCGCCCCTTCCATTTTTTCCTTCTTAATTTATTGCAGACTTTCAGGCGGCCAAAGTTAAGAGTTTGGAATAACCGCTACGGCCACCCCGCCGATACTGATCGTATTCCGACTTTAAAGTTTGATAATGCTAAAAATGCGAAGGAATATTTTGAGCGCTCCCGTTTAGCCGAACTCGCTTTAATTGTTGATACCCAAGGAGAATACCGTGGCGCGCCGACCGAAGATGATTTACCTCTTATTGTTAATAACTAA